A region from the Hyalangium minutum genome encodes:
- a CDS encoding PKD domain-containing protein yields the protein MKRIATHLLLACVLPLLAGCEPSSSEMGSAQLAVSMPQALSASVSRVSITALGAEVPAVSVDLALSGSTWGGMLGNLPAGSHRTFLAQAFDAAGTQRYEGSASGISIAANQSTLVAITLQQVNAPPPFQNEAPIIDSLTAPTPSVVTGGVLTLEASAHDPNAGDTLTYSWSSAAGTFTSASSASTVWTAPATTGLQTLALTVTDSQGLASTLSLTVSVTPSLVLGIAHASGPRETADLSTP from the coding sequence ATGAAGAGAATCGCCACGCACCTGCTATTGGCCTGTGTGCTGCCGTTGCTCGCGGGCTGTGAGCCCTCCTCCTCGGAGATGGGCTCGGCCCAGCTCGCGGTATCCATGCCCCAAGCGCTCTCGGCCTCGGTCTCGCGCGTCTCCATCACCGCCCTCGGCGCGGAGGTGCCCGCCGTCTCCGTGGATCTCGCCCTGTCTGGGAGCACCTGGGGCGGCATGCTCGGCAACCTGCCTGCCGGCTCCCACCGTACCTTCCTGGCCCAGGCCTTCGACGCCGCGGGCACCCAGCGCTACGAGGGCTCCGCTTCGGGCATCTCCATCGCCGCGAACCAGTCCACCCTGGTCGCCATCACCTTGCAGCAGGTCAACGCGCCGCCTCCCTTCCAGAACGAGGCCCCGATCATCGACTCGCTGACGGCCCCCACCCCCTCGGTGGTGACGGGTGGAGTGCTCACCCTGGAGGCCTCCGCTCATGATCCCAACGCGGGCGACACGCTCACGTACTCCTGGTCTTCCGCTGCGGGAACCTTCACCTCGGCCTCCTCCGCATCCACCGTGTGGACGGCGCCAGCCACCACCGGGCTGCAGACCCTCGCCCTCACCGTGACGGACTCCCAGGGCCTCGCCTCGACGCTCTCCCTGACCGTCAGCGTCACCCCGAGCCTCGTGCTGGGCATTGCCCACGCCAGCGGTCCTCGCGAGACGGCGGATCTGTCCACCCCCTGA